A region of Jannaschia sp. W003 DNA encodes the following proteins:
- a CDS encoding sodium:calcium antiporter: MPDFAALPMLVNLAIIAAGGAAVWWAGTRLAGYADDIARITGMGSAFVGMLLLGGITSLPEIGVSLSAGFGGNADIAVNNLFGSIALQVLVLAIGDWVLGGRALSFMIGHPIVLLQGVFGALLFSVAIAAVSVGDVAVFGAGAWSLGLFVASILFMWFISREESSHPPGWEAKRMPDLGPEADPRDVGLREAVRWTSICAAVILAAGVVVSQAAEAVAEQSGLGGAFIGVTLLGLVTSLPEISTLTAAVRRRRYSMAFGDIFGTNIFDFALIFAVDLAYDGPPVLNEVGVFSQVAAALGVVVTLFYVAGLIERRDETVGRLGIDSWAVVTTYAAGLVLLFFLR, encoded by the coding sequence ATGCCCGACTTCGCCGCACTCCCGATGTTGGTGAACCTCGCGATCATCGCCGCAGGCGGCGCCGCCGTGTGGTGGGCCGGCACGCGGCTCGCGGGCTACGCCGACGACATCGCGCGCATCACCGGGATGGGCTCGGCCTTCGTCGGGATGCTGCTGCTAGGCGGGATCACCTCGCTTCCCGAGATCGGCGTGTCGCTCTCGGCGGGCTTCGGCGGCAACGCCGACATCGCTGTGAACAACCTGTTCGGCTCGATCGCCCTTCAGGTGCTTGTGCTCGCCATCGGCGACTGGGTGCTCGGCGGGCGGGCGCTGAGCTTTATGATCGGCCACCCCATCGTGCTGCTGCAGGGCGTGTTCGGGGCGCTGCTGTTCTCGGTCGCCATCGCCGCCGTGTCGGTGGGGGACGTGGCCGTGTTCGGGGCGGGGGCGTGGAGCCTCGGGCTGTTCGTCGCTTCGATCCTGTTCATGTGGTTCATCTCGCGCGAGGAGAGCTCGCATCCGCCGGGCTGGGAGGCCAAGCGCATGCCCGACCTCGGCCCCGAGGCGGACCCGCGCGACGTCGGCCTGCGCGAGGCCGTCAGGTGGACGAGCATCTGCGCCGCGGTGATCCTCGCGGCGGGCGTCGTGGTCTCGCAGGCCGCCGAGGCGGTGGCCGAGCAGTCGGGGCTGGGCGGCGCCTTCATCGGGGTGACCCTGCTGGGCCTCGTGACCTCGCTGCCCGAGATCTCGACGCTCACGGCGGCGGTGCGGCGCAGGCGCTACTCGATGGCGTTCGGCGACATCTTCGGCACCAACATCTTCGACTTCGCGCTGATCTTCGCGGTGGACCTCGCCTACGACGGGCCGCCGGTGCTGAACGAGGTGGGGGTGTTCTCTCAGGTGGCCGCAGCCTTGGGCGTGGTGGTGACGCTGTTCTACGTGGCCGGCCTGATCGAGCGGCGCGACGAGACGGTGGGGCGGCTCGGGATCGACAGCTGGGCGGTGGTGACGACCTACGCGGCGGGGCTGGTGCTGCTGTTCTTCCTTCGGTGA
- a CDS encoding NAD-dependent epimerase/dehydratase family protein encodes MPEHRETVVITGADGAIGTALAERLAGRYRIVGLTHEGGDGTVPCDVTDDASVRRAVETVAQRSGGRVASVVHLAGYYDFTGEDDPLYHEVNEAGTRRLLRALSAGPVEVEQFLYAGTMLVHEAGAPGERIDESAPEDPSWAYPESKARTERIICEEAGTIRPLFLHLAGLYDEETAVPTLSHQIARVYEREIKSHVYAGDAEAGQAFVHQDDMLAAFEAAIERRAALDPNEVILVGEPDAVSYEELQERLGRLIHGEDHWQTLAAPKPLAKVGAALETAAEPAIPDAFDQGQKPFIRPFMIDLASDHYALDVSKARRLLGWRPRRRIRDALPELVAALKRDPMAWYEANHITPPVWLESAAERVDDVEALRAGAEADYRRDHRQFLWAHCTNAALGAWLVVSPPMLGLDPALGWTNVVLGLLLIGAGLASCSWRLPWGRWAAAGLGVLVLFAPLVWHPGTGTGWLQGVLVGLAAMSLAVATPPAIGVSPVARRTGPTIPPGWDYSPSDWFQRIPVIALALVGLGFSYYLTAYQIEAIPGVWDPFFPASEGRDPSLNGTEDIVTSSVSEAWPVPDAGIGALTYALEIVVGLVGTARRWRTMPWLVVLFGMMIVPLGVVSIGFIIIQPIVIGTYSTLALIGAAAMVLQIPFSLDELVATGQFLVRRHRAGRPWLRVFFTGDTDEGADDMRDDDFARPPGVIVRDMLTGGMTVPWTLAASVGVGIALMVSPLWLGWQEGSLAPHAHVVGALAIVVAVSAMAPVARLARLANVALAAWLVWAPFQVDAALLPAAFAWACAVALAALAIPRGDVGGQRYGSWDRWIR; translated from the coding sequence ATGCCTGAACACCGAGAGACCGTCGTCATCACCGGCGCCGACGGCGCCATCGGCACCGCGCTGGCAGAGCGGCTCGCGGGCCGGTACCGCATCGTCGGCCTGACCCACGAGGGCGGCGACGGCACCGTGCCGTGCGACGTGACCGATGACGCCAGCGTCCGCCGCGCCGTCGAGACGGTGGCGCAGCGCTCCGGCGGGCGGGTGGCCTCCGTGGTCCACCTCGCGGGCTACTACGACTTCACCGGCGAGGACGACCCGCTCTACCACGAGGTCAACGAGGCCGGCACGCGCCGCCTCCTGCGCGCCCTGAGCGCCGGGCCGGTGGAGGTGGAGCAGTTCCTCTACGCCGGCACCATGCTCGTCCACGAGGCCGGCGCGCCGGGCGAGCGCATCGACGAGAGCGCCCCCGAGGACCCCTCCTGGGCCTATCCCGAGTCGAAGGCGCGCACGGAACGGATCATCTGCGAGGAGGCCGGCACGATCCGCCCCCTCTTCCTCCACCTCGCGGGCCTCTACGACGAGGAGACGGCGGTCCCGACGCTCTCTCACCAGATCGCCCGCGTCTACGAGCGCGAGATCAAGAGCCACGTTTACGCCGGCGATGCCGAGGCCGGGCAGGCCTTCGTGCACCAAGACGACATGCTCGCCGCCTTCGAGGCCGCCATCGAGCGGCGCGCGGCGCTCGATCCGAACGAGGTGATCCTCGTCGGCGAGCCGGATGCGGTCAGCTACGAGGAACTGCAGGAACGTCTCGGCCGTCTGATCCACGGCGAGGACCACTGGCAGACCCTCGCCGCCCCGAAGCCGCTGGCCAAGGTCGGCGCCGCACTGGAGACCGCGGCCGAGCCGGCGATCCCCGACGCCTTCGACCAGGGGCAGAAGCCGTTCATCCGGCCCTTCATGATCGACCTCGCCTCGGACCACTACGCGCTCGACGTCTCGAAGGCCCGCCGCCTGCTCGGCTGGCGCCCCCGCCGCCGCATCCGCGACGCGCTGCCGGAGCTGGTGGCGGCGCTGAAGCGCGACCCGATGGCGTGGTACGAGGCCAACCACATCACGCCCCCGGTCTGGCTGGAGTCGGCCGCCGAGCGCGTGGACGACGTGGAGGCCCTGCGGGCGGGCGCCGAGGCCGACTACCGCCGCGACCACCGCCAGTTCCTCTGGGCGCATTGCACCAACGCCGCGCTCGGCGCGTGGCTCGTGGTCTCGCCGCCGATGCTGGGGCTCGACCCCGCGCTCGGCTGGACCAACGTCGTCCTCGGCCTCCTCCTGATCGGCGCGGGCCTCGCGTCCTGCTCCTGGCGCCTGCCCTGGGGGCGCTGGGCGGCGGCGGGCCTCGGCGTGCTCGTCCTCTTCGCGCCCCTCGTCTGGCACCCCGGCACCGGCACGGGCTGGCTACAGGGGGTGCTGGTCGGCCTCGCTGCCATGAGCCTCGCCGTCGCCACGCCCCCCGCCATCGGCGTCTCGCCCGTGGCGCGGCGCACGGGGCCGACCATCCCGCCGGGCTGGGACTACTCGCCCTCGGACTGGTTCCAGCGCATCCCCGTGATCGCGCTGGCGCTGGTGGGCCTCGGCTTCTCCTACTACCTCACCGCCTACCAGATCGAGGCGATCCCCGGCGTCTGGGATCCGTTCTTCCCCGCCTCCGAGGGCCGCGACCCGAGCTTGAACGGCACCGAGGACATCGTGACCTCGTCGGTCTCCGAGGCCTGGCCCGTGCCGGACGCGGGCATCGGAGCGCTGACCTACGCGCTGGAGATCGTGGTGGGCCTCGTGGGCACGGCGCGGCGCTGGCGGACCATGCCGTGGCTGGTGGTGCTGTTCGGGATGATGATCGTCCCCTTGGGCGTGGTCTCGATCGGCTTCATCATCATCCAGCCCATCGTGATCGGCACCTACTCCACGCTCGCCCTGATCGGAGCAGCGGCGATGGTGCTGCAGATCCCCTTCTCGCTCGACGAGCTGGTGGCCACGGGGCAGTTCCTCGTGCGCCGCCACCGCGCGGGGCGCCCGTGGCTGCGGGTGTTCTTCACCGGCGACACCGACGAGGGCGCAGACGACATGCGCGACGACGACTTCGCGCGGCCGCCGGGGGTGATCGTGCGCGACATGCTCACGGGGGGCATGACGGTGCCGTGGACGCTGGCGGCCTCGGTCGGGGTCGGCATCGCGCTGATGGTCTCGCCGCTCTGGCTGGGCTGGCAGGAGGGCTCGCTCGCGCCCCACGCGCACGTGGTGGGCGCGCTGGCGATCGTGGTGGCGGTGTCGGCGATGGCGCCGGTGGCGCGACTGGCGCGGCTGGCGAACGTCGCCCTCGCGGCGTGGCTGGTCTGGGCGCCGTTCCAGGTGGACGCCGCGCTGCTGCCGGCGGCCTTCGCGTGGGCCTGCGCGGTGGCGCTGGCGGCGCTCGCGATCCCGCGCGGGGATGTGGGCGGACAGCGCTACGGCTCGTGGGACCGGTGGATTCGGTAA